Proteins encoded in a region of the Clostridium beijerinckii genome:
- a CDS encoding sigma 54-interacting transcriptional regulator, translating to MKGLPRKEEVIKSLIELEKSKGRGITADELGFYIGIDRTNISRYLNQLYKEKRINKKEGRPVIYSSIKSYKNEMNSIKNKSDTIMKNRDSLEMLIGSNQSLKLPVQQAKAAILYPPRGLHTLILGETGVGKSLFAEAMYNFAKDSKIIATEAPFIRFNCADYSDNPQLVVAQIFGVRRGAFTGADTDREGLLKKADGGIFFLDEVHRLSPQGQEMLFTFIDKGYFRQLGDTEKKVKSEVQIIAATTENPQSYLLKTFTRRIPMVIVLPTLRERKLEERYLLLNEFITEESIRIGKSIYISKNAIISFLLYDCPNNIGQLKSDIQLACAKAFLNYKIKKNNYILVDKSDLQPRIQKGIMRIRECRKEIDNLSQDMADILRFSSEDSILKNIEFHENQIEGSENKSFYSIIENKMENLKVRGINETEINDILNIDLEKYFRRYISNITTNVKKNEIAKIVNIKVATVAEKMLSIASEKLNRDFDQKVYFGLALHLQGSIERINSGKKIYHPKLNIIRVENREEFAVAMDIIKIAEKEFHIDIPLDEIGYITMFLAACNDENSEQLEKKVRVLVMMHGTSTASSMAEVANSLIGEEYVQALDMPLTMKAEDMLEKAKKKVKEIYNEKGMLLLVDMGSLVNFGDIISNELEIKIKTIDMVTTLTVIEAGSKAFNGRSLDSIYNLCRDIGKPSMQVSKEDYKYNKELVIITTCFTGEGAAERIKIRISNNLKNIEKVKIIPLNISDREEFIKKVNRLKEKFVVLAVVGTINIVIKDVPFIPAQDVFLNEGINYLENLVDIEYDFLKVRKALSSELNELNSMKIFLHIRNVIRKIEENLKVRIQHDAQIGILIHITFLIDKLKHGGQELKFEGLENYRHMYNSEFSLIKEILKDLERVYNINIGDNEIAYIVRIVKENIITV from the coding sequence ATGAAAGGGTTACCTAGAAAGGAAGAAGTAATAAAGAGTCTAATTGAGCTTGAAAAGAGCAAAGGAAGAGGAATAACAGCAGATGAACTGGGATTTTATATAGGAATAGACCGAACAAATATAAGTAGGTATTTAAACCAATTATATAAGGAAAAAAGGATAAATAAAAAAGAAGGACGACCAGTTATATATAGTAGTATCAAAAGTTACAAGAATGAAATGAATTCAATTAAAAATAAATCGGACACAATCATGAAAAATAGAGATAGCCTTGAAATGCTCATAGGTTCAAATCAGTCACTTAAATTACCTGTACAGCAAGCGAAAGCTGCAATATTATATCCTCCTAGAGGCTTACATACTCTTATTTTGGGTGAAACTGGTGTAGGAAAATCGCTATTTGCAGAAGCAATGTACAATTTTGCTAAAGACTCTAAAATAATAGCTACTGAAGCTCCTTTCATTAGATTTAATTGTGCCGATTACTCAGATAATCCTCAGTTGGTTGTGGCACAAATATTTGGAGTAAGAAGAGGTGCATTTACAGGAGCAGATACTGATAGAGAAGGTTTGTTAAAAAAAGCTGATGGAGGAATATTCTTTTTGGATGAAGTGCACAGGTTATCACCGCAGGGGCAAGAAATGTTATTTACTTTTATAGATAAGGGATATTTTAGGCAGCTTGGAGATACTGAGAAAAAGGTGAAATCTGAAGTGCAGATTATAGCAGCTACTACGGAGAATCCACAGTCATATCTTCTGAAAACATTTACTAGAAGAATTCCAATGGTGATAGTATTACCGACATTAAGAGAAAGAAAATTAGAGGAAAGATATCTTCTTTTAAACGAGTTCATAACAGAAGAATCTATAAGAATCGGAAAGAGCATATATATTAGTAAAAATGCGATTATTTCATTTTTACTATATGATTGCCCTAATAATATAGGGCAATTAAAAAGTGATATACAATTAGCTTGTGCTAAAGCATTTTTAAATTATAAGATTAAGAAAAATAATTATATTTTGGTAGATAAAAGTGATCTGCAACCTAGAATTCAAAAAGGAATAATGAGAATTAGAGAATGTAGAAAAGAAATAGATAATTTATCTCAAGATATGGCTGATATTTTAAGATTTTCAAGTGAAGATAGTATACTAAAAAATATTGAATTTCATGAAAATCAAATAGAAGGCTCGGAAAATAAAAGTTTTTATTCGATAATAGAAAATAAGATGGAAAACTTAAAGGTGCGAGGAATTAATGAGACAGAAATAAATGATATTCTAAATATTGATTTGGAAAAATATTTTAGAAGATATATTAGTAATATCACAACAAATGTTAAAAAAAATGAGATCGCCAAAATTGTAAACATTAAAGTAGCTACAGTTGCAGAAAAAATGTTGAGTATAGCATCTGAAAAGTTAAATAGAGATTTTGATCAGAAAGTTTATTTTGGGTTAGCACTTCATTTACAGGGAAGCATCGAAAGGATTAATTCAGGAAAAAAGATATATCATCCTAAGCTTAATATTATAAGGGTAGAAAATAGAGAAGAATTTGCTGTGGCCATGGATATTATAAAAATTGCGGAAAAAGAATTTCATATAGACATCCCATTAGATGAAATAGGCTATATAACTATGTTTTTGGCTGCATGTAATGATGAAAATAGTGAACAATTAGAGAAGAAGGTGCGAGTTCTAGTAATGATGCATGGAACAAGTACAGCTAGCAGCATGGCTGAGGTGGCAAATTCTTTAATAGGAGAAGAATATGTGCAAGCTCTAGATATGCCACTAACTATGAAGGCTGAGGATATGCTAGAGAAAGCTAAGAAAAAAGTTAAAGAAATATATAATGAAAAAGGGATGTTGTTACTTGTTGATATGGGATCATTGGTTAATTTTGGAGATATAATTAGTAATGAATTAGAAATAAAAATTAAAACCATAGATATGGTTACAACATTAACCGTTATAGAGGCAGGAAGCAAAGCTTTTAATGGGAGAAGCTTGGATTCAATATATAATTTATGTAGAGATATTGGAAAGCCCTCTATGCAAGTTTCTAAGGAAGACTATAAATACAATAAAGAACTAGTTATAATAACTACATGCTTTACAGGTGAAGGAGCAGCAGAAAGAATAAAAATAAGAATAAGTAATAATTTGAAGAATATAGAAAAAGTAAAAATTATACCACTTAATATTTCTGATAGGGAAGAGTTTATTAAAAAAGTAAATAGGCTAAAAGAGAAGTTTGTAGTATTAGCAGTTGTAGGAACTATAAACATAGTTATTAAAGATGTTCCATTTATACCAGCACAAGATGTTTTCTTGAATGAGGGAATAAATTATTTAGAAAATCTAGTGGACATTGAATATGACTTTTTAAAAGTTAGAAAAGCATTAAGTAGTGAATTAAATGAATTAAACTCAATGAAGATATTTTTGCATATTAGAAATGTAATAAGAAAAATAGAAGAAAATTTAAAGGTGAGAATTCAGCATGATGCACAGATAGGAATTTTAATTCATATCACTTTTCTTATAGATAAATTAAAACATGGTGGTCAAGAATTAAAATTTGAAGGTTTAGAAAATTATCGTCATATGTATAATAGTGAATTTTCATTAATTAAGGAAATTTTAAAAGACTTGGAGCGTGTATATAATATAAATATAGGAGATAATGAGATAGCTTATATAGTGAGAATTGTTAAGGAAAATATAATTACTGTGTAA
- a CDS encoding class IV adenylate cyclase, whose product MQELETRIVDIDVENIRKILLSNGAEKVKMEDQVNDIYDFEDGRLLGKKGYARIRTINDMINNKIVYFMTTKKMLSQGRFKVMEENEVIIDNKTMGEGIFKSLGLVLKESNKKYRESYKLLDCLIEIDINDKSFCPFPYLEIETTSEEKLETVVKLLGYTLEDTTSQTIYDILSERGLLNNVSKGI is encoded by the coding sequence ATGCAAGAGTTAGAAACTAGGATCGTTGATATTGATGTTGAAAATATAAGGAAAATTTTATTATCAAATGGTGCTGAAAAAGTTAAAATGGAAGATCAAGTAAATGATATATATGATTTTGAAGATGGACGTCTTTTAGGTAAGAAAGGATATGCTAGAATAAGAACTATAAATGATATGATTAATAATAAAATCGTATATTTTATGACTACCAAAAAAATGCTATCCCAGGGCAGATTTAAAGTCATGGAAGAAAATGAAGTTATAATTGATAACAAAACTATGGGAGAAGGTATATTTAAATCTCTTGGATTAGTTCTGAAAGAATCTAATAAAAAATATAGAGAAAGCTATAAATTACTTGATTGCTTAATTGAAATTGATATTAATGACAAGAGTTTTTGTCCCTTCCCATATTTAGAAATTGAAACTACATCAGAAGAAAAATTGGAAACAGTAGTGAAGTTACTTGGATATACATTAGAAGATACAACCTCTCAAACAATATACGATATATTATCTGAAAGAGGATTGCTTAATAATGTCTCTAAAGGAATATAA
- a CDS encoding HAD family hydrolase, protein MKQAVIFDMDGVLVNTESFYFKRRMKFFDELKIEPDTRRIEDFIGSTNGMIWGMLVPDDDEKRNILKEEYSKYCKKHEVCFQEILNPSVKEVIRELKDRSIKIAIASSSERKEILRMVEECGIASCIDFVISGEECTQSKPDPEIYIRAIEALEVLETEVLVVEDSALGIRAAKAAGLTVVALEPKDYYIDQSEADYKVNDLIEIISKI, encoded by the coding sequence TTGAAACAAGCAGTAATTTTTGATATGGATGGAGTTTTAGTGAATACTGAAAGTTTTTATTTTAAAAGAAGGATGAAATTCTTTGATGAATTAAAAATAGAACCAGATACAAGAAGAATTGAAGATTTCATTGGATCAACAAACGGGATGATATGGGGAATGTTAGTGCCTGATGATGATGAAAAACGTAATATTTTAAAAGAAGAATATTCAAAGTATTGTAAGAAACATGAAGTTTGCTTTCAAGAAATATTGAATCCTTCAGTTAAAGAAGTGATTAGGGAATTAAAAGATAGAAGTATAAAAATAGCTATTGCATCATCTTCAGAAAGAAAAGAAATTTTAAGGATGGTAGAAGAATGCGGAATTGCAAGTTGTATTGATTTTGTAATTAGTGGTGAAGAGTGCACGCAAAGTAAACCAGATCCAGAGATCTACATTAGAGCTATAGAAGCATTAGAAGTATTGGAAACAGAAGTTCTAGTAGTAGAAGATTCAGCATTAGGAATTAGAGCAGCAAAAGCAGCAGGGCTAACAGTTGTAGCTTTAGAGCCAAAAGATTACTACATAGATCAGTCAGAAGCCGATTATAAAGTAAATGATTTGATTGAAATAATTTCTAAAATTTAA
- a CDS encoding fructose-1,6-bisphosphatase, with the protein MEKYDDIKYLSLLAKQYPTIAAASTEIINLEAILNLPKGTEHFLADLHGEYEPFVHVLKNGSGAIKRKIQEVFENSLMDCEKRSLATLVYYPEQKLEIVLREEKDINDWYKINLYRLIQLCRHVSSKYTRSKVRKALPPDFSYIIEELLHEESDNNDKQGYYDGIINTIIEIERAQEFIVALSKLIQRLVIDRLHIIGDIFDRGPRPDIILDTLIDYHSVDIQWGNHDILWMGAASGNTTCIANVLRIAARYSNLDVIEDIYGINLLPLATFALKHYKNDNCTAFVPKNTDETLYGASEIELISKMHKAITIIQFKLEYEIIKRRPEFKMDHRLLLDKINYSDGTITLNNITYELCDKSFPTININNPFELTSDEKKLVYKLQSSFINSDKLQKHVLFLFNKGRIYLTYNSNILFHGCIPLNKDKTFKSMTIHGEEYKGKRLLDKFDSLAREGYFSTRGSAEKLYGIDIMWYLWTGACSSLFGKEDMTTFERYFIKDKSTHKEKKNPYYNFRDSEEMCNMIFEEFGLDPAESRIINGHVPVKNKFGENPIKCNGKLIVIDGGFAKAYRSQTGLAGYTLTYNSYGLQLISHQPFKSIEDAFSKETDILSSTQIVEKLDRKKVGDTDIGKALKNQIKDLKLLLKAYRKGLINEVR; encoded by the coding sequence ATGGAAAAATATGATGACATAAAATATTTAAGTCTGCTTGCTAAGCAATATCCTACTATTGCAGCTGCATCAACTGAAATAATTAATTTAGAAGCCATTTTAAATTTACCTAAAGGTACAGAACATTTTTTAGCTGACCTTCATGGTGAATATGAGCCTTTTGTTCATGTATTAAAAAATGGTTCAGGAGCTATAAAGAGAAAAATTCAAGAGGTATTTGAAAATTCTTTAATGGACTGTGAAAAAAGAAGTTTAGCCACACTTGTATACTATCCTGAACAAAAATTAGAGATTGTTCTAAGAGAAGAAAAAGATATAAATGATTGGTATAAAATTAACCTGTATAGATTGATTCAATTATGCAGACATGTATCTTCTAAATATACAAGATCTAAAGTAAGAAAAGCGCTACCTCCAGATTTTAGCTACATTATAGAAGAATTATTACATGAAGAATCTGATAATAATGATAAACAGGGTTATTATGATGGGATAATAAATACTATTATCGAAATTGAACGAGCCCAAGAGTTCATAGTAGCTCTATCTAAATTAATACAACGACTAGTAATAGATAGATTACACATAATCGGAGATATATTTGATAGAGGTCCTAGACCAGATATAATCCTCGATACCCTTATAGATTATCATTCTGTTGATATACAATGGGGAAACCATGATATATTGTGGATGGGTGCGGCCTCAGGTAATACTACATGTATAGCAAATGTTTTAAGAATAGCAGCTAGATATTCTAATCTAGACGTTATCGAAGACATTTACGGTATAAATTTATTACCTCTTGCAACTTTTGCACTTAAGCATTATAAAAATGATAATTGTACAGCTTTCGTTCCTAAAAACACCGACGAAACATTATATGGAGCTTCTGAAATTGAGCTTATTTCAAAAATGCATAAAGCCATAACAATTATTCAATTTAAACTTGAATATGAAATTATAAAAAGAAGACCTGAATTTAAGATGGATCATAGATTGCTTTTAGATAAGATAAATTATAGCGATGGCACCATAACTTTAAACAATATAACTTATGAGCTTTGCGACAAAAGTTTTCCTACAATCAATATTAATAATCCTTTTGAACTTACGAGTGATGAAAAAAAATTAGTTTATAAACTTCAAAGTTCATTTATAAATAGCGATAAATTGCAAAAGCACGTTTTATTTTTATTTAATAAAGGAAGAATATATTTAACTTATAATTCTAATATTTTATTTCACGGCTGCATTCCTTTAAATAAAGATAAAACTTTTAAAAGTATGACTATTCACGGTGAAGAGTATAAAGGAAAAAGACTTCTAGATAAATTTGATTCTTTAGCTAGAGAAGGTTATTTTAGTACTAGAGGCAGTGCTGAAAAATTATATGGCATCGATATAATGTGGTATTTATGGACGGGAGCCTGCTCTTCTCTTTTTGGAAAAGAAGATATGACGACTTTTGAAAGATACTTTATCAAAGATAAAAGTACACATAAAGAAAAGAAAAATCCCTACTACAATTTTAGAGATTCTGAAGAAATGTGTAATATGATTTTTGAAGAATTTGGGCTAGATCCAGCTGAATCACGAATAATAAATGGACATGTTCCAGTCAAAAACAAATTTGGTGAAAACCCAATAAAGTGTAATGGAAAATTGATAGTTATAGATGGTGGTTTTGCTAAAGCCTACAGAAGTCAAACTGGTCTCGCAGGATACACATTAACTTATAATTCCTATGGACTTCAGCTAATATCTCACCAACCTTTCAAATCAATTGAAGATGCATTTAGTAAAGAAACGGATATATTATCTTCAACACAAATAGTAGAAAAACTAGACAGAAAAAAAGTTGGTGATACAGACATAGGAAAGGCGCTTAAAAATCAAATTAAAGATTTGAAATTATTGCTTAAAGCCTATAGAAAAGGATTAATAAACGAGGTAAGATAA